The segment ttctaattatttttcaagaaaataaaCCAACGAAAATTCTTCGATTCTGTTTAGGAAACGTTAGAAATAATAATCGAGCACAAAGTACGGTAATTCAGTACTGTAATAAAGCGGTGTTCGATGTGCTCAGGGGGGCGTTTTGTTCGCCGCTATAATGGAGGGTTGTTCGTTAACTGTGTCGCGTCGCCGGGACGATAACTGTCGCGGAAACAGCGAAAGCTATTCGGAGAATGATCGCAGAAGGGATTGTACGAGAACTGAATTAAATTGCCCACCAGTCCGCGAAGCGTCCTTCGTTACGCGTTGTTTCGCCTGTCGATTCTGTTTCAAACTTGCCGCGCGATTTTCAACGTTATTGTTTCGCGTCGAACGTAATATTTCACGCGACGACCACGCTCCtggacaaaaagatagcacacgCGTGTTATTGTTAGGCTCTCAGGGATAGATTCAAACTATACGTAGCTTATTCAAAATTACTATTAGTAAAATTTAACTGTTTCAAActtgttaataaaagttaatttatgtaaagaaatCAGATAGTcctatttctttcttttttgtaaATGCTATCGTGCAAGTAGGCAGAAAATCGTATCCTAGGATCAATGCAGTGCCGTTAAACCGTACAAAATGGCCTGGTCCAGTTACTATAATCACCCTGTATTGTCGTGTACGAGTGCCCTCAACGCTCGTCCTTTATCTTTCATACATTTTATACCCGAACGATGCACAGTAAGCGTTCCAACTATGAAAaatatgaaatcccgaggaattTCCGCGAAGATGTTATAAAGCTCAACGGCGGATCTTTGCTTTCTACCATAATCTTCTCTTTTTCTGCATTTTATTCGAAGGATTCTAACCTAATAATATCGTCGTGACATTGAACGACTTTAAAACTAATAATACAAAAGACAGTAAGAGATATAAAAGTTGTAGTATCGTTTATCGTAAATGTGCTGTCGATTCCCTCTGGGCAGCTACCGAACGATGAATCACTATATCAGTTTAGGAACATTGTAATTAGTCACAGCCTGTTTAATTTTTAGTGCACAGAAGCCGACACGACGACTGGACGCTTTATTTCGAGAGTTCGTGTCTGTATAAACGCGTGGGACTTTTGGTAGCTGTCCAAAAAAATATCTTGTCacattttacttttattttcgcTCATCTTGGAACCCATTTCGTCCGACAATTCGACCGAAGTATCTGAGGAACGCGTTTCTCTTGCATTAATCTTTTTATCTGCTCTGGATTATTCGATTCTGTTGGTAACAATTGTTTCCGATGGGTTGGTGCGGTATGACGACTGAATGGGAACTAGCAGTGCAATAAATAAGAGCTGGCAACGATGGAAAGAATGAATGAGTGTGTGAcagatttaatatatttatcaaacaaataaaacaatcGAAATGAAACTAATAGTTGTTTTGTGTAATAGTAATAGATCGCTTAATTGTTCTTTTCTTTAGTGTTATATTGCATATATTCGTAATTGAAAGCTTATTACAAACAATTTTAAAGATTAAATAATCATTCTCCACCACGTGCAAACCTAACCTCAAACAGGTTGTGTGAATGACGACTGAATGGAAACTAGCAGTGCAATAAATAAGAGTTAGCAACGATGGAAAGAATGAATGAGTGTGTGACAAATCTACATTTACCGAATAAATAAAACAATCGAAACGATACTAACAGTTGTTTTGTGTAATAGTAATAGATTGCTTAATTGTTCTTTTCTTTAGTGTTATATTGCATATATTCATAATTGAATGCTTATTACAAACAATTTTAAAGACTAAACAATCATTCTCAAGCACGTGCAAACCTAACCTCAAACAGGTTGTTTCCGATCGTTTGGAGTGGATGACGACTGAATGGAAACTAACAGTGCAATAAATAAGAGCTGACAACGATGGAAAGAATGAATGAGTGTGTGACAGATCTACTACAtttaccaaacaaataaaacaatcGAAACGATACTAATGATAGTTGTTTTGTATAATAGTGATAGATCGCTTAATTGTTCTTTTCTTTAGTGTTATATTGCATATATTCATAATTGAATGCTTATTACAAACAATTTTAAAGACTAAACAATCATTCTCAAGCACGTGCAAACCTAACCTCAAACAGGTTGTTTCCGATCGTTTGGAGTGGATGACGACTGAATGGAAACTAACAGTGCAATAAATAAGAGCTGACAATGATGGAAAGAATGAATGAGTGTGTGACAAATCTACTACATTTACCGAATAAATAAAACAATCGAAACGATACTAACAGTTGTTTTGTATAATAGTAATAGATTGCTTAATTGTTCTTTTCTTCAGTGTTATATTTCATATATTCGTAATTGAAAGCTTATTACAAACCTAACCTTAAACAGGTTGTTTTCGATCGTTTGGTGTGAATGACGACTGAGTGGAAACTAGCAGTGCAATAAATAAGAGCTGGCAACGATGGAAAGAATGAATGGGTGTGTGACAGATCTACTACATTTACCGAACAAATAAAACAATCGAAACGAAACTAATAGTTGTTTTGTGTAATAGTAATAGATCGCTTAATTGTTCTTTTCTTTAGTGTTATATTGCATATATTCATAATTAAAAGCTTATTACAAACAATTTTGAAGACTAAATAATCATTCTCCTGCACGTGCAAACCTAACCTCGAACAGGTTCGAATATTGCGTTACACGGGATACGGGCGACAAATAAATCCTGTCAGATAGTATCACATTTATCGGAATCAAATGGAATTGTATCTTGATGACCGATACCGgaataaaataaagattgaatatCGTGATTCTGATATTCAACGATGAACCCGACTCGTTCATGGGTCTGTAGCAACGAAAACGAGAAAATCGATCGGAAAAAATTGTGTATTTCTTTCTTAACGAAATAAACATTGTTCCCTACAGGTTTTATCCTGGTACCGATTATACGTGTATACTTAATGAATTGAAATggccgaaaatgcgaaggaacgttCCAAATGCCCGTACCGTCTATTCAATCTTTGTATCCATTCttacaaatttctttttcagaATATTGCCAGGTAGGTGCACGTTCTGTTTTTCGTTTACTGCAAAAGTGACAAAGCACGTCGCTGCACGGAGTAATGAAAATATCCCGACCTAGCGTCGCATCGCGGATGCAAAACAAAAGGAAATTGCGAGGTCGGCGAATTGGGACTCTTTGAATTAGAGATCGTGCCCCGGCGACTTTGTATTCTAGATTTGCGAGCTTCGGTGTTCTGACCATTGAAACGAAAATGCCCCAACAGTTTCGGGGAATCGCGACACGTATCACCCGACGATTTTTAAACGTGCACCGTTCGTCGCGAAACCGAACGTTTCCGCGATTTGTAGGTTAACTTTACCTTAATGCTCACTTTCTCTCTAAAACTCTGCCAGTTTTACTTATGTTTCGAAGAAAATAATAATCCAACGATCGAGAATGTTTCGCGAGAAATGCTCGTACCGACTGGAGACGAAAGTTAATGGCGGAGAAATAACAAACTCCGGGTACTAAGAGAAACTTGTAACGAAGTTCCGTGTTTACCACGCGCGATAAACGAACGAGGGAAATTAGATCAATAAAGGGCATTCAGCGAGGTATTAAATCAGTTTCGTTCTTCTCTCTCTCCCCCCATTCGCGGGTTGTTTAAACGGTAAGTTCTCTCGCTGGAAAGTTTCGCGATTTATGCGGAAGAATTTAATGTATCAACTTTCGGAATGGGAACGGTGCTAGTTTCAGTTTTTCCACGCATCGAACGCGACGCGCAAATTGAAACGGAAAACGACGAAAAGTATGAAAGGGATGCTGAACATTCGATGCGCGAAGGAACTTGTTGAAAGAACGCAACCGTACTGTTCGTGCACGAGAAAGACAAAACCAAGCGCCGGGAATTGAAAACTGAAGTACGCTGAAAGCATTCGACGATAAATTTATGGAATAGAAACGATGATGGAAACGAGGGACGGTTGAAAGGGCGCGACGGGTGCTCGCAAGCGTCGATTTGCTGGCGTAGCATCGTAGGGGCGTAGCGTGATACGAAACGATTAGTGTCCTGTACAAAGCGGGTACCAGATATCGACAAAATTTAACTCGAGCAACAGTCGAAAGAAAAGGATGGTGTTTTGGCTCCCGAGTTTTATATTTCTTCTTGAAATATAACTTCCGTCCTAACCTCTAAACACAGTTCTAGGCTAAAGAATTGGTACACGGTTACGACTACCCAACAAACCGACTCAAAGCTACAACTACCGGAACTGTACATTTACCTATCattaatttctttaatataaataaatacaccataattgtcggtagttccagCGTTAAAGAACAATTTTTCTCGATGTATTCGTTCGTTGTCCAGTTTAGAAAACTCTAGTTCGTTTTTAAGTCCTCTACTCGTTTGCCAGTCGCTGTTGCACACTCTGTACCCAACTTGTTCAGAGTCTCAGAGGCCTCAGCGTGAACTATACATTTACCTattattaatttctttggtacaaataaatacgccataattgtcggtagttccagCGTTAAAGAACAATTTTTCTCGATGTATTCGTTCGTTGTCCAGTTTAGAAAACTCTAGTTCGTTTTCAAGTCCTCTACTCGTTTGCCAGTCGCTGTTGCGCACTCTGTACCCAACTTGTTCAGAGTCTCAGAGTCCTCAGCGTGGACGCGAGGCGAGTGGCTTTCGCTCGGAATGGTCCTGTCGGGGAACATCAACTAAATCGGGGTTTCAGACCACTTGCTCCCCCACGCGTTAAAACCATAAAAGTTTTCGATCGGTTCTGGCCCCCCGATAACGAGTCCCGAGAGCTATGTTCTTCGGTGGACCAGCAGGTGTTGCAGCACTAAGAAGGCAGGAGGGGATGGTGGCGTCGAAACGTGTTGCGGCACCGCGACGCCGTAGCGTCGACGACCCTCGTGTTGCGCGCGATTCGCGCGGGGCGGCCACCAGGCCACGCTCGATACCCGCTGCGGCAAAACCATCCGGTCCCGCTGGTAGCGAGCTCGACCATCGTCGCGTCAGTGGTGGGAGCAACCTCTGTTTTATTTCTGTCTCGCGTGTCCCTCTGCACCGGGGCCAGGGAAGACGCAATCGGGCAAAGCGCGAGCGTAGCGCGTCGGTACGCCGCGGCGACCAGTCACCAGACCGTGCAATCCTCGCGTACGTTCGTCTTCCGGTACCGCGACACCGGTGCAATCGCCGCAGCAATCGCCGCGATGGAGGACAGCTACACGGTGCACAGACGTCGCAAAGCGGCAGCGAGAAGGCGCGAGAAGACGCCCGACCCGTCCTCGAGGAACCAGCAGCTGGTCGAGACGTCGGACGACGAGGAGGAGGCGAGGCGCGCACGAATGGAGAAGATGGCGGACGACGCCGAGAGAGCGGAGCAAGAGGCCAGAGTGAAGACGGAAgaaatcgaggtgaagaaagagAAGAGGAGCCCGTCCAAGTTGGTCGGCGCCGTGGACGAGAGGGCTTCCGTTTCGAGCGGCTCGCAAGCACGTGACAACGACGCCCAAGATGAGACTGCGCAGCCGGTAAGGAAGGAACCGAAACTGGGGGACGCCAAGAAGGAGGGTACGCCGGGGGAGAAGCCCGAGGAGGGCCCGGCCAGAACCAAGAAGACGGAAGGGGACGGAACGACCGACCCTAGAAAACTGGAGAGACGACCGAAGAAGAAGTCGAGAGAGAGGGTTGGCCGATTCAGTCAGTCCACCGACTCCAGCGAGGCGGACGAGAAACTGGAGAAGCATCACAGGAGGACCAAGTCGCCCGAAGGCGGAAAAGTTGGAGTGAAAAAGAGCACCGCGAGAAGGATCGTCGGTGACCTCGACGCTGCCAAGAAAGACGGCGTCGAGAGACCGCCTAGGGAAAAGAGGTCGAGCAAACAGAGGCTCGAGGAAACGGACGGGCAACCGAGACCGGAGAGGAGACGGTCCATCAGGCACAGCCAGACCGACGACACCGACGAGGATCCGAAAATGAGGAAGAGCGAGAGTTTCCCGAGGCAGGCGACCGAGGAGCTGCCCATCAAGAGATCCGCCTCCGACTTCAAGAAACAGATCATTCCCCTGAGCAACGAGTCCCTCATAGAAGATTTTGCCAAGGCTCAGAGAGAATACCTGAGAAGGGAGCAAAGTATTCTGGACCCAGACACGCCTGACGTTTTTGAGGACGCTCGAGAAGAGTCGACGCTCAGACGAAGGAAGTTCAGCGTGCCCCTCGCGGATACCGAGCAGGAAAGCATCGAAAAGTCCATCGAGACGTCCGAGAAGCTCGAGAAGAGATCCTGGTTCCATTGGTTACCCTTCTTCCGCAAGAGAACCGTAGAGCTCGAGGAGCAACCGGTGATAACGGAGCCGGAGCTTCCAGAGAAGGTCACATTTCTGGACTTCCTGAGAGCTCTGAAGGACGTGGTCTCGGAATTCAAAGCTTTCGTGTCGCAGAACCCTAGGGAGACTAGGATCATGAGAAGCCTCAGGAACCGTTGCTTGTCGGAGCTGATGCTGGTGATGATATATTGCGGTCTGGGTGCCTTTATCTTCCGGTTCACCGAGGGGGCCTTCGAGGCCTTCTACAAGTGCGGAGTCAAGAGGGTCAAGCGGGACTTTTTGGACAGTTTGTGGAACTACAGTCACAACCTGAGGGAGGACGATTGGAAAAGCATGGCCCGGAAGAAGCTGATGGAGTTTGAGGAACAGTTGCATACCGCTCACGAGGCAGGCGTGCAGACGTACAGCGGCCAGAGAAGCTGGTCCTTCCTGAACGCCGTCCTCTACTGCTTGACCGTTATTACCACCATCGGTGAGACGACGCGTTACAGGGACAAGGATACTCGTAGTTTTAGGGGGAACCGGGAGTCGATATGGTAGCCGTAAAAACGTTTTACGAGAAGCCAGTATTGATTTTACGAGAGGCAAAATACAGCTATGCTCTGATGCTGGCGACTGTCGACTACCACACTATCGGTGTTAGGTTTCGATGCGCGCGCACCCTACAATGCGAGGGAAAAACGTTCACGGGAAACAGGGAATTATAGGTTACGTCTTTCGATCGTAATACTATGAAAAATACTTATCGTCGCAGGCTTATTTATGCGTGCCTACAGGCAAAACAAAATGGCATATAAtggtacgaaagtacgagcactcGAACGGTCGCGTTAATATTAACCACGAATTTTAATATTCGTGGAATCTGCATAAATTCTTTAATATCTCCCAATCGCGAGATTTAATTAAAGGTTTTAACCGGAATTCAATTTCCAATCGTTGATTTCAACGAGACATACGAGCGTCATAATTAATTGCTGGATAATTAGCGTGATCGACATTGATGCATCGCGTTTGATCTAAACTGTTCACGCGGATGGTCAACTCGGAAACAGATTTGTTTTGATCAACGGCCACATCGCGCCAATTACCTCCTGTTATCCGAAACGGGACGCGATCGGTTTACGACCAAACAACCGCCAAATTGTATCACTGAAGCGGCTAAAGTTACCAGGCCAACTCCCACCCCTACACTTAGCGCCTCTAAATCTATTTTTTATCCCATTTCAGTGTAACGAGTCTAAATCGACTCAACGATCGAACGCTCGCTACTATCAATTATTtatcatctttttttttttattactaaGATAATATTTCACGGATGATGCTTTCCTGGCTTGTACTGCAACGGTAAAATACGCTATTTCAATATGATATTAACAAATATAGTATCGTTGGGATGGACAATTTTTAAGCGATCCAAGAAATCCCTGTGACTTCGTTTAAAACTTTTTAATCGTCTTTGCCTATAGAATTTTTAAAGATGCTTGATTTTATTTTAGGATACGGACACATTTCGCCCAGTACCAGCACCGGAAGGGCCATTACCATTGTTTACGCAATCTTCGGGATACCGATGTTTCTGATAATACTGGCTGACTTTGGCAAACTGTTCACTCGCGGTATAAAGTTCCTGTGGGCGTTCGTTAGAAGGCTGTACTACACAGGAAGCTGCCGAAAAGTCCGTCGAACTGTACCTGTACAGGTAAGAAATCTTTCCAACGACTGCTGATAAGATTCTAGTGggcaaaatatgacgaaaatcaagaatagtgatttgttaatcgaggctttgttaaaaagttattaacgtttcaagttacgcttgtagaacggcaatctgcgtacagttGCGCGCATCCGATAGCGTGCCCGTTCTAcaggcgtaactttaaacgttaataactttttaacgaagcctcgatcaagaaattagtattcttgattttcgtcttattttggcctctagaatcccccagtaaaatttttcccagaaactAACGACAGCCATTAGACACTCAAACATCAGGTTTCAAACACTATCAAACCTTAGCAAACACGAGTTTGGAGTTTGGTATTTTCCTCTAacgaaatttttatgaaaaaattcGATActtgtgaaactttaaacgttaatagcttttcaacgaagcctccatcaacaaattgctactcttgattttcatcttattttgcccCAAGATGGCCGATATTCCTACGTAtggtaaatattatttaaccaCGGTTCAAGTATTCGTTGACGAAAAATCACACGCTTGCTATAAAATGGAATTTCCCCAATTTCTCTATTTTCTTTCCCCCGTTGTTTGTTGCCTGGTTCTCAGTTTCTTCTACAATTGTAACTGTGAACCGCAGGAAGTGATGAAGGGCGTCCAACTGGTGTACGACCTGGCAACATTCAGGAGGCCGTCGCAAATAAATCCAGAGGATATCGACGAGATGCAAAAACAAGCGCAACAATCCCAAACGGTCCTGAACTTGGACGGGAACGTCCCTGACACGCCAGGCACGCCAGCTATGTCGGCCTTCGCCATTGACGACGAGTTCAATCTGCCCATCTCTTTGGCCATCTTCATCCTCCTCAGCTACATCTTCATCGGTGCCACG is part of the Colletes latitarsis isolate SP2378_abdomen chromosome 10, iyColLati1, whole genome shotgun sequence genome and harbors:
- the LOC143346123 gene encoding uncharacterized protein LOC143346123 isoform X1 → MEDSYTVHRRRKAAARRREKTPDPSSRNQQLVETSDDEEEARRARMEKMADDAERAEQEARVKTEEIEVKKEKRSPSKLVGAVDERASVSSGSQARDNDAQDETAQPVRKEPKLGDAKKEGTPGEKPEEGPARTKKTEGDGTTDPRKLERRPKKKSRERVGRFSQSTDSSEADEKLEKHHRRTKSPEGGKVGVKKSTARRIVGDLDAAKKDGVERPPREKRSSKQRLEETDGQPRPERRRSIRHSQTDDTDEDPKMRKSESFPRQATEELPIKRSASDFKKQIIPLSNESLIEDFAKAQREYLRREQSILDPDTPDVFEDAREESTLRRRKFSVPLADTEQESIEKSIETSEKLEKRSWFHWLPFFRKRTVELEEQPVITEPELPEKVTFLDFLRALKDVVSEFKAFVSQNPRETRIMRSLRNRCLSELMLVMIYCGLGAFIFRFTEGAFEAFYKCGVKRVKRDFLDSLWNYSHNLREDDWKSMARKKLMEFEEQLHTAHEAGVQTYSGQRSWSFLNAVLYCLTVITTIGYGHISPSTSTGRAITIVYAIFGIPMFLIILADFGKLFTRGIKFLWAFVRRLYYTGSCRKVRRTVPVQEVMKGVQLVYDLATFRRPSQINPEDIDEMQKQAQQSQTVLNLDGNVPDTPGTPAMSAFAIDDEFNLPISLAIFILLSYIFIGATLFCLSEGWGFFESFYFVFISMSTIGFGDYVPKHPIYMMCSIIYLVFGLALTSMCINVVQVMLSDSFRQASQKIGATIGFEIAEDDGSVHPAAPPPVEVADVHAIVKEPESDEKIAPKAKQEDVDL
- the LOC143346123 gene encoding uncharacterized protein LOC143346123 isoform X3 gives rise to the protein MEDSYTVHRRRKAAARRREKTPDPSSRNQQLVETSDDEEEARRARMEKMADDAERAEQEARVKTEEIEVKKEKRSPSKLVGAVDERASVSSGSQARDNDAQDETAQPVRKEPKLGDAKKEGTPGEKPEEGPARTKKTEGDGTTDPRKLERRPKKKSRERVGRFSQSTDSSEADEKLEKHHRRTKSPEGGKVGVKKSTARRIVGDLDAAKKDGVERPPREKRSSKQRLEETDGQPRPERRRSIRHSQTDDTDEDPKMRKSESFPRQATEELPIKRSASDFKKQIIPLSNESLIEDFAKAQREYLRREQSILDPDTPDVFEDAREESTLRRRKFSVPLADTEQESIEKSIETSEKLEKRSWFHWLPFFRKRTVELEEQPVITEPELPEKVTFLDFLRALKDVVSEFKAFVSQNPRETRIMRSLRNRCLSELMLVMIYCGLGAFIFRFTEGAFEAFYKCGVKRVKRDFLDSLWNYSHNLREDDWKSMARKKLMEFEEQLHTAHEAGVQTYSGQRSWSFLNAVLYCLTVITTIGYGHISPSTSTGRAITIVYAIFGIPMFLIILADFGKLFTRGIKFLWAFVRRLYYTGSCRKVRRTVPVQEVMKGVQLVYDLATFRRPSQINPEDIDEMQKQAQQSQTVLNLDGNVPDTPGTPAMSAFAIDDEFNLPISLAIFILLSYIFIGATLFCLSEGWGFFESFYFVFISMSTIGFGDYVPKMVSFEKPNVHHKKKKSKKKK
- the LOC143346123 gene encoding uncharacterized protein LOC143346123 isoform X2, giving the protein MEDSYTVHRRRKAAARRREKTPDPSSRNQQLVETSDDEEEARRARMEKMADDAERAEQEARVKTEEIEVKKEKRSPSKLVGAVDERASVSSGSQARDNDAQDETAQPVRKEPKLGDAKKEGTPGEKPEEGPARTKKTEGDGTTDPRKLERRPKKKSRERVGRFSQSTDSSEADEKLEKHHRRTKSPEGGKVGVKKSTARRIVGDLDAAKKDGVERPPREKRSSKQRLEETDGQPRPERRRSIRHSQTDDTDEDPKMRKSESFPRQATEELPIKRSASDFKKQIIPLSNESLIEDFAKAQREYLRREQSILDPDTPDVFEDAREESTLRRRKFSVPLADTEQESIEKSIETSEKLEKRSWFHWLPFFRKRTVELEEQPVITEPELPEKVTFLDFLRALKDVVSEFKAFVSQNPRETRIMRSLRNRCLSELMLVMIYCGLGAFIFRFTEGAFEAFYKCGVKRVKRDFLDSLWNYSHNLREDDWKSMARKKLMEFEEQLHTAHEAGVQTYSGQRSWSFLNAVLYCLTVITTIGYGHISPSTSTGRAITIVYAIFGIPMFLIILADFGKLFTRGIKFLWAFVRRLYYTGSCRKVRRTVPVQEVMKGVQLVYDLATFRRPSQINPEDIDEMQKQAQQSQTVLNLDGNVPDTPGTPAMSAFAIDDEFNLPISLAIFILLSYIFIGATLFCLSEGWGFFESFYFVFISMSTIGFGDYVPKVMLSDSFRQASQKIGATIGFEIAEDDGSVHPAAPPPVEVADVHAIVKEPESDEKIAPKAKQEDVDL